A window of Prolixibacter sp. SD074 contains these coding sequences:
- a CDS encoding IS1595 family transposase yields the protein MSTLGGNIIKMENKFRSLTIFEFQERFPDEDSCYQYLTELKWGTGFVCPNCGHTNYCNGKRLFDRQCTSCHRISSPTSGTLFHQLKFSVLKAFYIVYYVSTSKKGISSTELSRKLGLRQKTCWKFKGKVMKAMESSGNHKIDGKAEVDETVVGGQEEGVVGRKNGKKKLVVFAIERNGKGVSRMYGKVIKQSSSKELGGFMKMTIETSAQIKTDKWRGYSPLVKDFSNLVQVDSGKKGGNFPDLHRCIMGFKGWLRGMHHQVENLQAYIDEYCYRFNRSNMKERIFDSLLTRMVNAEPFPYKQSII from the coding sequence ATGTCTACTTTAGGGGGAAATATTATAAAAATGGAGAACAAATTCAGAAGCCTTACTATTTTTGAGTTTCAGGAACGTTTCCCTGACGAAGATTCTTGTTATCAATATTTGACTGAACTAAAATGGGGGACTGGCTTTGTTTGCCCCAATTGTGGACACACCAATTATTGTAACGGAAAGCGCCTATTCGACAGACAGTGTACCAGTTGCCACCGAATCTCCTCCCCAACGAGCGGGACATTGTTTCACCAGTTAAAGTTCTCGGTATTAAAGGCCTTTTACATTGTTTATTATGTAAGTACGAGTAAAAAAGGGATCAGCAGTACGGAACTAAGCAGAAAGCTTGGGTTAAGACAAAAGACCTGCTGGAAGTTCAAAGGCAAGGTAATGAAAGCCATGGAAAGCAGTGGCAACCATAAAATCGATGGCAAGGCCGAAGTTGATGAAACAGTTGTCGGCGGCCAGGAAGAAGGGGTTGTGGGGAGAAAAAACGGCAAAAAGAAGTTGGTTGTATTTGCCATTGAGAGAAACGGCAAAGGAGTTAGCCGTATGTACGGAAAGGTCATCAAGCAGAGCAGTTCGAAGGAACTTGGTGGGTTTATGAAAATGACCATTGAGACAAGTGCACAAATAAAGACAGATAAATGGCGAGGATATTCCCCTTTGGTAAAAGACTTCAGTAATCTTGTGCAGGTTGATTCAGGGAAAAAGGGCGGCAACTTCCCTGACTTGCACAGGTGTATTATGGGCTTCAAAGGCTGGCTCCGGGGCATGCACCACCAAGTCGAAAATTTGCAAGCCTATATTGATGAATACTGCTACCGGTTTAACCGAAGTAATATGAAGGAAAGAATCTTCGATAGCCTTTTAACCAGAATGGTTAATGCAGAGCCCTTCCCTTATAAACAAAGTATTATTTAA
- a CDS encoding serine/threonine-protein kinase, giving the protein MYKEPNSIDKFQIIDHLGSGFFGHVFLCFDPFLKRERAIKIIKVPDPPRFVTAVKEGQTLDICRHKHIVDVKEVRATLFEGEPVVMIVMEYLSHGSIQKHIEKRFISTKEASRIIQNSLLGLEHAHNQNVLHRDIKPGNIMFGENGEAKLSDFGLAIDYHVEPSDVMGYKPHQPLEVIQGNPMDKLSDIYAMGITFYRLLNNTNKLVFNFKTKEEWMKAVKKDLFPPRQFQPHIPDKIIKILKKSIHKNSKTRFQSCTAFRQALEKLSFAIDWTRVDDDLWSGQHNDDQFELSKIRKRSGWTIDFKKNNIRRTSNCLKSISDSEVDNQFYKILRETTLN; this is encoded by the coding sequence ATTTACAAAGAGCCTAATTCAATAGATAAATTTCAAATTATTGACCATTTAGGTAGCGGTTTCTTTGGACATGTATTTTTATGTTTTGACCCATTTTTAAAAAGGGAAAGAGCGATTAAAATAATAAAGGTACCTGACCCACCTAGATTTGTGACCGCAGTTAAGGAAGGGCAAACCCTTGATATTTGTAGACATAAACATATTGTTGATGTTAAAGAGGTTCGGGCTACACTTTTTGAAGGTGAACCAGTAGTGATGATAGTAATGGAATACCTTTCACATGGTTCTATTCAAAAACATATTGAAAAAAGATTTATCTCTACTAAGGAGGCAAGCCGAATTATACAAAACAGTTTATTAGGACTAGAGCATGCGCATAATCAAAATGTTCTTCATCGCGATATAAAACCAGGTAATATAATGTTTGGTGAGAATGGAGAAGCTAAGCTTTCAGATTTTGGATTAGCGATAGATTACCATGTGGAGCCAAGTGATGTTATGGGCTACAAACCCCATCAACCTCTTGAAGTAATTCAAGGCAATCCAATGGATAAATTAAGTGATATTTATGCAATGGGAATTACCTTCTACAGACTTCTAAATAATACTAATAAATTGGTTTTTAATTTTAAAACTAAGGAGGAATGGATGAAAGCTGTTAAAAAAGATTTATTTCCGCCCCGCCAATTTCAACCACATATACCTGACAAGATTATAAAAATTTTAAAAAAATCAATTCATAAAAATAGTAAAACTCGATTTCAAAGCTGCACAGCATTTAGACAAGCTTTGGAGAAATTATCCTTCGCTATTGATTGGACTAGAGTTGATGATGATTTATGGTCAGGTCAGCATAATGATGACCAGTTTGAATTAAGTAAAATAAGAAAGCGCAGTGGTTGGACGATAGATTTTAAGAAAAATAATATCAGACGGACATCAAATTGCTTGAAATCAATATCCGATTCTGAAGTTGACAACCAGTTTTATAAAATATTAAGAGAAACAACTTTGAACTAA